The genome window ACGGTGACAGTGTGATTGATCTGGTATTGATGCTCAGTCCTGATTGGTCCAGATCGTCAGTGTGTGTGACCCCCGGCCGTCGTCGGGGGTAACGGCGGCAGGAATGTGTGTCGTCACGGAGACCAGGTCCATAAAAGCCAGAGGGTCCAGGAGGACTTAGACCAGACCAGTCCTGACCCGAGACAGGACAGACACACACCAGCCAATCAGCGATCAATAATCAGCTGATTGATCCGGAGCCTGACGACCAGACGAACTGGGATTATTGGAATATTGGAAACCGGTAAGTGATTATTGATCTGATTAAAGATCTGATTATTGATCTGTTTAAACAGATTTATTAAACAGGTTTCTGTTTGGATAAACTTGATGTGAAGGGGCGTGGTTACACTGATGATTTATGATGTCATTAACTCTTCAAACCATTCATTTGACTCTAATTAATGAACATTCACCGCTAACTGCCGGCTAACACTCTGCTAATGTGATGTGACGCTAACTTTTATGgacttttagtgcattttagacTATATGTTAGTCTGgctttagtttaggtttagtttaagtttagtttaggtttagattaagtttagtttaagtttagtttaaatttagtttaggtttagtttaagtttagtttaggtttagtttaagtttagtttaggtttagtttaaggttagtttaggtttagtttaagtttagtttaggtttagcttaagtttagtttaggtttaggtttagtttaagtttagtttaggtttagcttaagtttagtttaggtttagtttaaggttagtttaggtttagtttaagtttagttagGTTTAGCttaagtttagtttaagtttagcctaagtttagtttaggtttagtttaagtttagtttaggtttagtttaggtttagtttagttttagtttaagtttagtttaagATTAGTTTAaatttagtttaggtttagtttaagtttagtttaggtttagtttaagtttagcttaggtttagtttaagtttagtttaggtttagtttaactttagtttaggtttaagtttagtttaggtttagtttaagtttagtttaggtttagtttaagtttagtttaggtttagtttaagtttagtttaagtttagtttagctttagtttaagtttagtttaggtttagtgtaggtttagtttaagtttagtttaggtttagtttaagtttagtttaggtttaggtttaggtttagtttaagtttagtttaggtttagtttaagtttagtttaagtttagtttaggtttagttgaagtttagttgaagtttagtttagctttagtttaagtctagtttaagtttagtttaggtttaggtttagtttaagtttagtttaagtttagtttaggttGAGCTCAAatttagtttagctttattttAAGTTTAGGTTTAGTGTAGCTTAAGCGTAGCTAATGTTGCTTGCTGatgaggtccaatcagaagagaACAGGACACGCCCTCCGACCTTTGACCGTGCTGTTCAGTGGAACCTCCCGCCTCCCTCCATCAGATTCAGCCAATCACAGTGTGGGGCAGCTTGTTGTCATGGTGACCAAAGCCTTTCCCTGTTGTTGTCATTTCAGTCCAAGATGGCCGCCTCATGCACCTCCCCCTCCTTTGttcccctcctcttcctttttGTCACCGTCACCGTGGAGACCAGACCCTCCCCTCAGCGGGACGACGCACAGGTGTGTGGAcaccttcatcatcttcatcatcgtcttcatcgtcaGGAATGTCgtcatcttcatcctcttcatcctgTCGTCATCACTTAAGTCATCATTAGTCCAGGTTTTCagctcatcttcatcatcttcttcatcatcatcatcatcctcctcttcctcacctctTTCTCCGTCTTCCTCATGTCCGTCATTGTTTcctgctcttcatcctcctcttcctcacctctTTCTCTGTCTTCCTCATGTCCGTCATTGTTTcctgctcttcatcctcctcttcctcacctctTTCTCTGTCTTCCTCATGTCCGTCATTGTTTcctgctcttcatcctcctcttcctcacctctTTCTCCGTCTTCCTCATGTTCGTCATTGTTTcctgctcttcatcctcctcttcctcacctctTTCTCCGTCTTCCTCATGTTCGTCATTGTTTcctgctcttcatcctcctcttcctcacctctTTCTCCGTCTTCCTCATGTTCGTCATTGTTTcctgctcttcatcctcctcttcctcacctctTTCTCCGTCTTCCTCATGTTCGTCATTGTTTcctgctcttcatcctcctcttcctcacctctTTCTCCGTCTTCCTCATGTTCGTCATTGTTTcctgctcttcatcctcctcttcctcacctctTTCTCCGTCTTCCTCATGTTCGTCATTGTTTcctgctcttcatcctcctcttcctcacctctTTCTTCTACCTGTCAGATCTCAGGTGTTTGGGGGCGTGTCCTCTTTGCTCTCCTCAGGCGTTCCAGTCTCTGTTCGGATCTCGTCTCTCCTCTCTCATCTTGGCTCCTCCCTCCTCTGATGACATCGCAGAGGGCTCGGCAGACGGCCCCGCCCCTTCCCCCTTCTCCTCGTCTCCTCACAGACGATTGGCCGCAGGTCGTGGCGGTGCGAGGGGATTGGCCGGCAGACAGGAGGCGGTCCCCCGCTTCTTCCTGGACTTCCTCCAGGGTCAGTCTAAGATGGGGAGGCGGAACCGCAAGTCCATGGTGGGAGGAAGAGGATGCTTCGGGATGAAGATGGACCGCATCGGCACCATCAGCGGTCTCGGATGTTAGACGCAGACCcagcgtgacctctgacccctgagcCTGCCCCCTGCCTCGGGACAGAGACGCCATGTTGGAAAAACTAATGAAGAATTAAAAGGAACAGACGCAGGTAGAAACCTAccgatgacctttgacccctggctCCAACTCAGCcagaagagtgtgtgtgtgtgtgtgtgtgtgtgtgtgtgtgtgtgtgtgtggtgtgtgtgtgtgtgtttgtgtgtgtgtgtgtgtgtgtgtgtgtgtgtgtgtttgtgtgtgtgtgtgtgtgtgtgtgttcatgtgtggacAAACGTTGTGTATCACAGGCTGTAATAAATACATGGAATAAaacctgtgtgtctgtgtctgaaatataTCAACATGTAAactttatttacatgttatatcgAGTAAACAAAGATGCATTCGTTATAAATGTCACAGATGtttatattattcattattaCTTTGCATTTGTATAAAACAGTATTTAAAGACCAATGACATCGATTAAATGTTTGAACTTTTTTCTGACCAAAAATCAAACAttcatatttaaacacaataaatcTAATTAAAATGAATCAGTATCTGACCTGGTAAAGTGCATTAATTAGActagaataaaaaatataagtgAAAATAGTAAAAGATTAGCATCTAGCGGCTAATATTAGCTAGTATGTGTTAATTTGACTAATAATGTTACCATCATTTATGTATTCATCTCATAATGCATTAATACTTacttatttctattttttctacACATTTACAATATTAAAACATCATTCCTCTTTTATTTATATGTCTTTTAATGAGGTAAATGTGTTtaaagcacaagtgtcaaacatgtggcccggggcccaaatccagcccgccaaaggttccattgcggccctgcaggatga of Sphaeramia orbicularis unplaced genomic scaffold, fSphaOr1.1, whole genome shotgun sequence contains these proteins:
- the LOC115415939 gene encoding C-type natriuretic peptide 2-like encodes the protein MAASCTSPSFVPLLFLFVTVTVETRPSPQRDDAQAFQSLFGSRLSSLILAPPSSDDIAEGSADGPAPSPFSSSPHRRLAAGRGGARGLAGRQEAVPRFFLDFLQGQSKMGRRNRKSMVGGRGCFGMKMDRIGTISGLGC